In one window of Methanosarcina vacuolata Z-761 DNA:
- a CDS encoding exonuclease/endonuclease/phosphatase family protein, producing the protein MNFKGHHKFLICLAAIFVFLPGCIDSTEQMNADSAENSDSGSLSGVSDAAKNPSQSSEGSSRGTNAEAEGSSEVASYADETVTENQSGLVEVNGTSLSPNAHGSQEEKLRVGAFNIQVFGVKKASNSRIMNTLAEILRTYDIVAVQEIRDSSQTALPALIKVVNSEGDNYSYVISERLGRTSSKEQYAYIYDCDRVKLEGDPYTYSEPEGTDPFHRQPYIATFEDKNETFSLVLITVHTDPDEATEEINSLSTVLDSTRQTFPEEDNFVIMGDLNADGSYFDEDKANALICDEYCWLIGNSMDTTTGDTNCTYDRIIITEDMEPHFTGNSGVFRYDLEYNLTSEETDAVSDHYPVYAEFVFDSTEA; encoded by the coding sequence ATGAATTTTAAAGGACATCACAAATTTTTAATTTGTCTTGCAGCAATTTTCGTATTTTTGCCAGGATGTATAGACTCTACTGAGCAAATGAATGCCGACTCTGCAGAAAATTCGGACTCAGGATCTTTATCAGGAGTTTCAGATGCAGCGAAAAATCCATCCCAGTCATCTGAGGGTTCAAGCAGGGGTACCAATGCCGAAGCTGAGGGTTCAAGCGAGGTTGCCTCGTATGCCGACGAAACCGTTACAGAAAACCAATCAGGGTTGGTTGAGGTAAATGGAACTTCGTTATCACCTAATGCTCATGGTTCCCAGGAAGAAAAACTCAGGGTTGGGGCTTTCAATATTCAGGTCTTTGGGGTCAAAAAAGCTTCAAATTCCAGGATAATGAATACGCTTGCAGAAATTCTCCGCACTTACGATATTGTTGCAGTACAGGAAATCAGGGACAGTTCCCAGACTGCTCTTCCTGCGCTGATAAAGGTTGTGAACAGTGAAGGGGATAATTATTCTTATGTCATTAGCGAGAGGCTTGGAAGGACTTCTAGCAAAGAGCAGTATGCATATATTTATGACTGTGACAGGGTAAAGCTGGAAGGTGATCCCTATACTTATTCCGAACCAGAAGGAACTGATCCTTTCCACAGGCAGCCTTATATAGCAACCTTTGAGGATAAGAACGAAACCTTCAGTCTTGTCCTGATAACTGTTCACACCGACCCGGACGAAGCCACCGAAGAAATCAATTCTCTTTCAACTGTTCTTGATAGCACCAGACAAACCTTCCCTGAAGAAGATAACTTCGTTATTATGGGTGACCTGAATGCGGACGGTTCTTATTTTGATGAGGATAAAGCAAATGCCCTGATCTGTGACGAGTACTGCTGGCTGATAGGCAACAGTATGGACACTACAACCGGAGACACGAACTGCACCTATGACAGAATAATAATTACCGAAGATATGGAACCTCATTTTACAGGGAACAGCGGCGTGTTCAGATATGACCTTGAATATAACCTGACTTCAGAAGAAACGGATGCTGTTTCGGATCACTATCCAGTTTATGCGGAATTTGTTTTCGATTCTACGGAGGCCTGA